The following coding sequences lie in one Erwinia amylovora genomic window:
- the mukE gene encoding chromosome partition protein MukE has translation MSSTNIEQVMPVKLAQALASPIFPALDSQLRAGRHIGIEELDNHAFLMDYQEFLEEFYARYNVELIRAPEGFFYLRPRSTTLIPRSVLSELDMMVGKILCYLYLSPERLANEGIFSQQELHDELMSLADEGRLLKLVNQRSTGSDLDRQKLQEKMRASLNRLRRLGMVWFMGNDSSKFRITESVFRFGADVRSGDDAREAQLRMIRDGEAMQLDGGLVLNEESGEGDNETENSAPDSAEEE, from the coding sequence ATGTCATCGACAAATATTGAACAAGTGATGCCGGTCAAACTGGCACAGGCCCTGGCCAGCCCGATTTTCCCGGCGCTGGATAGCCAGCTGCGTGCGGGGCGTCATATTGGTATTGAAGAGCTGGACAACCACGCTTTTCTGATGGATTACCAGGAGTTCCTGGAAGAATTCTATGCGCGCTACAACGTAGAACTGATCCGTGCGCCAGAAGGTTTTTTCTATCTGCGCCCGCGCTCGACCACGCTAATTCCACGTTCGGTGCTTTCTGAGCTGGACATGATGGTGGGAAAAATTCTTTGCTATCTCTATCTCAGTCCTGAACGGCTGGCCAATGAAGGGATCTTCAGCCAGCAGGAGCTGCACGACGAGCTGATGTCTCTGGCCGATGAAGGTCGCTTGCTGAAGCTGGTGAACCAGCGTTCCACCGGATCTGACCTCGACCGCCAGAAGCTACAGGAGAAGATGCGGGCGTCATTAAACCGTCTGCGTCGCCTCGGTATGGTGTGGTTCATGGGTAATGACAGCAGCAAATTCCGTATTACCGAGTCGGTGTTCCGCTTTGGTGCGGACGTGCGCAGCGGGGACGATGCGCGTGAAGCGCAGCTGCGGATGATCCGTGATGGTGAAGCGATGCAGCTTGACGGTGGCCTGGTGCTGAACGAGGAAAGCGGAGAAGGTGATAATGAAACGGAAAACAGCGCGCCGGACAGTGCGGAGGAAGAGTAA
- a CDS encoding YcbK family protein, with product MDKIDSHRRKWLTLGGAALGVALLPSQAFASLSTARPRMLTLNNLHTGESLKTEFFNGKTYDKSELTRLNHFFRDYRANKSKSIDPHLFDQLFRLQTLLNTRKPVQLISGYRSLATNNMLRERSDGVAKHSYHTLGQAMDFHIEGISLSNIRKAALSLRAGGVGYYPRSNFVHIDTGPVRRW from the coding sequence ATGGATAAGATCGACTCTCATCGCCGTAAGTGGTTGACTCTGGGCGGAGCCGCCCTGGGTGTCGCACTACTTCCGAGCCAGGCTTTTGCCTCGCTTTCTACCGCTCGTCCCCGGATGCTCACTCTTAATAATCTGCACACCGGTGAAAGTCTTAAAACCGAGTTTTTTAACGGTAAAACCTACGATAAGTCAGAACTGACGCGTCTTAACCACTTTTTCCGGGATTATCGGGCCAATAAAAGTAAGAGTATCGATCCCCACCTGTTCGATCAGTTGTTCCGTTTGCAAACCCTGCTGAATACCCGTAAACCGGTTCAGCTGATTTCCGGCTACCGTTCGCTGGCAACCAACAACATGCTGCGTGAGCGCAGTGACGGCGTGGCTAAGCACAGCTACCACACGCTGGGACAGGCGATGGATTTCCATATTGAAGGGATCTCATTAAGCAATATCCGCAAAGCTGCACTTTCGCTACGGGCGGGCGGTGTAGGGTACTATCCTCGCAGTAACTTTGTGCACATTGATACCGGGCCGGTTCGGCGCTGGTAA
- the mukB gene encoding chromosome partition protein MukB, which yields MIERGKFRSLTLINWNGFFARTFDLDELVTTLSGGNGAGKSTTMAAFVTALIPDLTLLHFRNTTEAGATSGSRDKGLHGKLRPGVCYAALDVVNSLHQRVIVGVRLQQVAGRDRKVDIKPFSIHGLPTAINPTEILTEAVNARQARVLPLSELKEKFEAMESVQFKQYNSITDYHSVMFDLGIVARRLRTAADRSKYYRLIEASLYGGISSAITRSLRDYLLPENSGVRKAFQDMEAALRENRMTLEAIRVTQSDRDLFKHLISEATSYVSADYMRHANERRIHLDGALLLRNELFTSRKQRASEQYRHIEMARELAEHNAAESDLETDYQGASDHLNLVQTALRQQEKIDRYDADLEELTFRLEEQNEVVAEAREVQEENEARSEAAELEVDELKSQLADYQQALDVQQTRAIQYQQALQALQRAQDICQLRDLNVDNAEEWQETFQAKEQEATDKLLMLEQKMSVAQAAHSQFEQAYELVNRIAGPVSRSDAWQVGRDLLRDASNQRYHAEQLQPLQSRVSELGQRLREQQDAERLLSDFCKRYGQQVDAADLENVQAGLEAQIERLNESVADAGERRMTLRQELEQLRERTARLTKQAPQWLAAQEILSQLGEQTGQTLENSQQVTEFMQQLLERERETTVERDEIAARKREIEKQIERLSQPGGSEDARLNHLAERFGGVLLSEIYDDVTLDDAPYFSALYGPARHAIVVPDLSLIREQLAGLDDCPEDLYLIEGDPQSFDDSVFDVDELAKAVVVKAGDRQWRYSRFPKVPLFGRAARENQLDVLRTEREKLAERFATLSFDVQKIQRLHQSFSRFIGGHIGVAFEPDPEAAIRLLNARRNEVERELSNDESENQHQRQQFDQAKEGVAQLNRLLPRVSLLLDDRLQDRHEEIQEKLAEAQQAARFVQQHGAQLARLEPVLSVLQSDPQQHEQLKLDYQQAQQQQRDARQQAFALTEVVQRRAHFGYTDSAGMLNGTSDLNEKLRQRLEQAESERASARERLRQHQSQLTQYSQILASLKSSYDAKRDMLKELQQEMQDIGVQADASAEQRARQRRDQLYSALSNNRTRRNQLEKQLTFCEAEMDALQKKLRRLEREYQQKREQVVSAKAGWVAVLRMVKDNGVERRLHRRELAYLGGDELRSMSDKALGALRLAVADNEHLRDVLRLSEDPKRPERKIQFYIAVYQHLRERIRQDIIRTDDPVEAIEQMEIELNRLTEELTAREQTLAISSRSVSNIIRKTIQREQNRIRQLNQGLQAVSFGQVKSVRLNVNVREAHSTLLDVLSEQHEQHQDLFKSNRLTFSEALAKLYQRLNPQIDMGQRTPQTIGEELLDYRNYLEMEVEVCRGSDGWLRAESGALSTGEAIGTGMSILVMVVQSWEDESRRLRGKDISPCRLLFLDEAARLDAKSIATLFELCDRLEMQLIIAAPENISPEKGTTYKLVRKVFNNTEHVHVVGLRGFSADPAAVTGSEEVSV from the coding sequence ATGATTGAACGTGGCAAATTTCGTTCACTAACGCTGATTAACTGGAATGGTTTCTTCGCCCGCACTTTCGACCTTGACGAGCTGGTCACTACGCTGTCAGGCGGTAACGGTGCAGGGAAGTCGACCACCATGGCGGCTTTTGTCACCGCGCTGATCCCCGATCTGACGCTGTTACATTTCCGTAACACCACCGAAGCGGGTGCCACTTCCGGCTCTCGCGATAAAGGGCTGCACGGTAAACTGCGGCCCGGCGTCTGTTACGCGGCGCTGGACGTGGTTAACTCACTGCATCAGCGCGTTATTGTTGGTGTGCGCCTGCAGCAGGTTGCGGGTCGTGACCGCAAAGTGGACATTAAACCGTTCAGTATTCACGGCTTGCCAACGGCAATCAATCCGACGGAAATACTGACCGAAGCGGTCAACGCCCGCCAGGCACGCGTGCTGCCGCTTAGTGAGCTAAAAGAAAAGTTTGAAGCGATGGAGAGCGTGCAGTTTAAACAGTACAACTCCATTACGGATTATCACTCGGTGATGTTCGACCTCGGCATTGTGGCGCGCCGTCTGCGGACCGCCGCCGATCGCAGCAAGTATTATCGCCTGATTGAAGCTTCGCTGTACGGCGGGATCTCCAGCGCGATCACCCGCTCGCTGCGGGACTATTTGCTGCCGGAAAACAGCGGGGTGCGTAAAGCGTTCCAGGATATGGAAGCGGCGCTGCGTGAAAACCGCATGACGCTGGAAGCAATCCGCGTCACACAGTCAGATCGCGATCTGTTTAAACATCTGATTTCAGAAGCAACCAGCTATGTGTCGGCGGACTACATGCGTCACGCCAACGAGCGGCGCATCCACCTCGACGGTGCGCTGCTGCTGCGTAACGAGCTGTTTACCAGCCGCAAGCAGCGCGCCAGCGAGCAGTATCGTCATATTGAAATGGCGCGTGAACTGGCAGAACACAATGCGGCCGAGAGCGATCTGGAGACCGATTATCAGGGGGCCAGCGATCACCTTAATCTGGTACAAACCGCTCTGCGCCAGCAGGAAAAAATCGATCGTTATGATGCCGACCTCGAAGAGCTGACATTCCGCCTTGAAGAACAGAATGAGGTCGTGGCCGAAGCGCGTGAAGTGCAGGAAGAAAACGAAGCACGCAGTGAAGCCGCCGAGCTGGAAGTCGACGAGCTGAAAAGCCAGTTGGCTGACTATCAGCAGGCGCTGGACGTGCAGCAAACCCGCGCTATTCAATATCAGCAGGCGTTACAGGCGTTACAGCGCGCTCAGGACATCTGTCAGCTGCGTGACCTTAACGTCGACAATGCCGAAGAGTGGCAGGAAACCTTCCAGGCAAAAGAGCAGGAAGCCACCGACAAACTCCTGATGCTGGAACAGAAAATGAGCGTGGCGCAGGCCGCGCACAGCCAGTTCGAGCAGGCATATGAGCTGGTAAACCGAATTGCCGGCCCGGTCAGCCGCAGCGATGCCTGGCAGGTGGGGCGCGATTTACTGCGCGATGCCAGCAATCAGCGTTACCACGCTGAACAACTACAGCCGCTGCAAAGCCGCGTCAGCGAGCTGGGGCAGCGGCTGCGTGAACAACAGGATGCTGAACGACTGCTTAGCGATTTCTGCAAGCGTTACGGTCAGCAGGTGGACGCCGCCGATCTGGAAAATGTGCAGGCCGGGCTTGAAGCGCAAATTGAACGGCTTAATGAAAGCGTGGCGGATGCCGGTGAACGGCGCATGACGTTGCGTCAGGAGCTGGAACAGTTGCGTGAACGCACTGCGCGGCTGACGAAACAGGCACCGCAGTGGCTGGCAGCGCAGGAGATCCTCTCACAGCTGGGCGAACAGACCGGGCAGACGCTGGAAAACAGTCAGCAGGTCACCGAGTTTATGCAGCAACTGCTGGAGCGTGAGCGTGAAACGACGGTAGAACGTGACGAAATCGCGGCGCGCAAGCGCGAGATCGAAAAGCAGATTGAGCGTCTCAGCCAGCCCGGAGGCTCAGAAGATGCGCGTCTTAATCACCTTGCTGAACGTTTTGGTGGCGTGCTGCTATCGGAAATCTATGACGATGTCACCCTTGATGATGCGCCCTACTTTTCGGCGCTGTATGGCCCGGCGCGGCATGCCATCGTGGTGCCTGACCTGTCGCTCATCCGTGAACAGCTTGCAGGCCTGGACGACTGCCCGGAAGATCTCTACCTGATTGAAGGTGACCCGCAGTCGTTTGATGACAGCGTATTTGACGTCGATGAGCTGGCAAAAGCGGTTGTTGTCAAGGCGGGTGACCGCCAGTGGCGCTATTCACGTTTTCCAAAAGTGCCGCTCTTTGGCCGTGCGGCGAGGGAAAACCAGCTGGACGTGCTGCGCACCGAGCGTGAAAAGCTGGCGGAGCGCTTCGCCACCCTGTCATTTGACGTGCAGAAAATCCAGCGGCTGCATCAGTCGTTCAGCCGCTTTATCGGCGGCCATATCGGCGTGGCGTTTGAGCCTGATCCGGAAGCGGCAATACGTCTGCTCAACGCTCGCCGTAATGAAGTTGAGCGTGAGCTTAGCAATGATGAAAGCGAAAATCAGCATCAGCGTCAGCAGTTTGATCAGGCAAAAGAAGGCGTAGCGCAGCTTAACCGCCTGCTGCCCCGCGTCAGCCTGTTGCTGGATGACAGGCTACAGGATCGTCACGAAGAGATTCAGGAAAAACTGGCAGAAGCGCAGCAAGCCGCGCGCTTTGTGCAGCAGCACGGAGCACAGCTCGCCAGGCTGGAGCCTGTCCTGTCGGTGCTGCAAAGCGATCCGCAACAGCATGAACAGTTAAAGCTGGACTATCAGCAGGCGCAGCAGCAGCAGCGCGATGCGCGCCAGCAGGCATTTGCCCTGACCGAAGTGGTGCAGCGCCGGGCGCACTTTGGTTACACCGATTCGGCGGGCATGCTCAACGGCACCAGCGATCTGAATGAAAAACTGCGCCAGCGCCTGGAACAGGCTGAAAGCGAACGCGCCAGTGCTCGTGAACGGCTGCGCCAGCATCAATCGCAGCTGACCCAGTATTCCCAGATACTGGCCTCGTTAAAAAGTTCGTATGATGCCAAGCGCGATATGTTGAAAGAGCTACAGCAGGAGATGCAGGATATCGGCGTGCAGGCCGATGCCAGCGCCGAACAGCGGGCGCGTCAGCGCCGCGATCAGCTCTACAGTGCATTGAGCAACAACCGTACGCGCCGTAATCAGCTGGAAAAACAGCTGACATTCTGTGAAGCCGAAATGGACGCGCTGCAGAAAAAACTGCGCCGCCTTGAACGCGAGTACCAGCAGAAGCGCGAACAGGTTGTCAGTGCCAAGGCCGGCTGGGTGGCGGTGCTGCGCATGGTGAAGGATAACGGCGTTGAACGCCGTCTGCACCGTCGCGAGCTGGCTTATCTGGGCGGTGACGAGCTGCGATCAATGTCGGATAAAGCACTGGGGGCGTTGCGTCTGGCGGTGGCGGATAACGAACATCTGCGAGATGTGCTGCGGCTGTCGGAAGATCCAAAACGACCTGAGCGCAAAATTCAGTTCTACATTGCCGTTTACCAACATCTGCGTGAACGCATTCGTCAGGATATCATCCGTACCGATGACCCGGTTGAAGCCATCGAACAGATGGAAATTGAGCTGAACCGGCTGACTGAAGAGCTGACCGCCCGTGAGCAAACGCTGGCTATCAGCTCACGCAGCGTGTCGAATATTATTCGCAAAACCATACAACGTGAGCAGAACCGCATTCGCCAGCTTAATCAGGGCCTGCAGGCCGTTAGTTTTGGCCAGGTGAAGAGCGTGCGTCTGAATGTTAACGTGCGTGAAGCGCATTCAACGCTGCTGGACGTGCTGTCTGAACAGCACGAGCAGCATCAGGATCTGTTCAAAAGCAACCGCCTGACCTTTTCAGAGGCGCTGGCGAAGCTTTATCAGCGTTTGAACCCGCAGATTGATATGGGGCAACGTACCCCGCAAACCATTGGTGAAGAACTGCTCGATTACCGCAACTACCTGGAGATGGAAGTGGAAGTCTGCCGGGGTTCTGACGGCTGGCTACGTGCTGAAAGTGGCGCGCTGTCAACCGGCGAGGCGATCGGTACCGGAATGTCAATCCTGGTGATGGTGGTGCAAAGCTGGGAAGATGAGTCGCGCCGGCTGCGTGGCAAGGACATTTCGCCGTGTCGACTGCTGTTTCTTGATGAAGCAGCGCGTCTGGATGCGAAATCCATTGCCACGCTTTTCGAACTTTGCGACCGCCTGGAAATGCAGCTGATTATTGCCGCTCCGGAAAATATCAGTCCCGAAAAAGGCACCACTTATAAACTGGTGCGTAAAGTGTTCAACAATACTGAACATGTGCATGTGGTTGGCCTTCGCGGTTTTTCCGCCGATCCTGCCGCTGTCACCGGCAGTGAAGAAGTCAGTGTATAG
- a CDS encoding amino acid aminotransferase, whose protein sequence is MFERIAAAPADPILGLADLFRTDKRLNKINLGIGVYKDETGKTPVLSSVKKAERYLLENETTKNYLSIDGIADFARCTQELLFGAASPLIASQRARTAQTPGGTGALRVAADFIATQTSAKRVWVSNPSWPNHQNVFTAAGLEVCQYDYYDAASHNLDFDGMLQSLNAAVAGDIVLFHGCCHNPTGIDPTAEQWAQLADLSLTKGWLPLFDFAYQGFARGLEQDAEGLRTFAASHQELIVCSSYSKNFGLYNERVGAFTLVASDAAVVDTAFSQVKATIRANYSNPPAHGAAVVATILSNSDLRAQWEQELTSMRDRIQLMRQLFVKTLEEKGAKGDFGFIIAQNGMFSFSGLTKDQVVRLRDEFGVYAVNSGRVNVAGMTTDNIAPLCEAIAAVL, encoded by the coding sequence ATGTTTGAACGTATTGCAGCTGCCCCCGCCGACCCTATTCTTGGCTTAGCCGATCTGTTTCGAACGGATAAGCGCCTGAACAAAATTAACCTCGGTATTGGCGTGTATAAAGATGAAACCGGCAAAACGCCGGTACTGTCCAGCGTTAAAAAAGCTGAACGGTATCTGCTGGAAAACGAAACAACCAAAAACTATCTGAGCATCGACGGGATTGCCGACTTCGCCCGCTGTACTCAGGAACTGTTGTTTGGCGCCGCCAGCCCTCTGATTGCCAGCCAACGAGCACGCACTGCGCAGACTCCAGGAGGCACTGGCGCACTGCGGGTCGCTGCGGATTTTATCGCCACACAAACCAGTGCAAAACGCGTCTGGGTCAGCAATCCCAGCTGGCCAAATCATCAGAACGTGTTTACTGCCGCCGGTCTGGAAGTTTGTCAATACGACTATTATGATGCTGCCAGCCACAATCTGGATTTCGACGGCATGCTGCAAAGTCTTAATGCTGCCGTGGCCGGTGATATTGTCCTGTTCCACGGCTGCTGCCACAATCCCACCGGCATTGACCCGACTGCCGAACAGTGGGCGCAGCTTGCCGATCTGTCGCTGACTAAGGGCTGGCTGCCGCTGTTTGACTTTGCCTACCAGGGCTTCGCCCGCGGTCTGGAGCAGGATGCCGAAGGTTTGCGTACTTTCGCAGCCAGCCATCAGGAGCTGATCGTGTGCAGCTCATACTCGAAGAATTTTGGCCTGTACAATGAGCGTGTGGGTGCATTTACCCTGGTTGCCAGCGACGCTGCGGTGGTTGATACCGCCTTCAGCCAGGTGAAAGCGACCATTCGGGCTAACTACTCCAATCCTCCGGCACACGGGGCGGCAGTGGTTGCCACCATCCTTAGCAACAGCGATCTGCGTGCGCAATGGGAGCAGGAGCTGACCAGCATGCGCGATCGTATACAGCTTATGCGCCAGCTATTTGTCAAGACGCTTGAAGAAAAAGGGGCGAAAGGCGACTTCGGCTTTATTATTGCGCAAAACGGCATGTTTTCCTTCAGCGGCCTGACAAAAGATCAGGTCGTCAGGCTGCGCGATGAGTTTGGCGTGTATGCGGTGAACTCCGGGCGCGTTAACGTAGCGGGTATGACGACAGATAATATAGCCCCGCTGTGTGAGGCTATCGCCGCTGTGCTGTAG
- the mukF gene encoding chromosome partition protein MukF produces MSDFSQTLPELVAWARKNDFSVSLPTERLAFLLALATLNGERMDGEMSEGELIDAFRHVSEGFEQTSDTVLVRANNAINDMVRQRLVNRFTSEHSEGHAIYRLTPLGIGITDYYIRQREFSTLRLSMQLSIVASELKRAADAADENGDEFHWHRNVYAPLKYSVAEIFDSIDITQRIMDEQQQAVKDDIAQLLHKDWRAAISSCELLLNETSGTLRELQDTLEAAGDKLQANLLRIQDATMNSPDLGFVDKLVFDLQNKLDRIISWGQQAIDLWIGYDRHVHKFIRTAIDMDKNRVFAQRLRLSVQNYFDMPWALTHANAGRLYDMRDEDLVLRNEEVTGELPSELEYEEFNEIRERLAAMIEEALAVYKAQQKPLDLGAVMRDYLTQYPRVRHFDVARIVVDQAVRLGVAEADFSGLTAQWQAINDYGAKVQAHVIDKY; encoded by the coding sequence ATGAGTGATTTTTCCCAGACATTACCTGAACTGGTGGCCTGGGCGCGAAAAAATGATTTTTCCGTCTCGTTGCCAACCGAACGTCTGGCTTTTTTGCTGGCGCTCGCCACCCTGAACGGGGAGCGCATGGATGGGGAAATGAGTGAAGGCGAACTGATTGATGCTTTTCGCCACGTCAGCGAAGGATTTGAGCAAACCAGTGACACGGTACTGGTACGGGCCAACAATGCCATCAATGACATGGTGCGTCAGCGCCTGGTTAATCGCTTTACCAGCGAGCATTCCGAAGGCCATGCCATTTATCGACTTACCCCGCTAGGCATTGGCATCACCGACTATTACATTCGCCAGCGCGAGTTTTCCACCTTGCGCCTGTCGATGCAGCTGTCAATCGTTGCCAGCGAGCTGAAACGTGCAGCAGATGCCGCCGATGAAAATGGCGATGAGTTCCACTGGCATCGCAACGTTTACGCTCCGCTCAAATACTCGGTGGCGGAGATCTTCGACAGCATTGATATTACCCAGCGCATCATGGATGAGCAGCAGCAGGCGGTAAAAGACGATATCGCACAGTTGCTGCATAAAGACTGGCGCGCGGCTATTTCCAGCTGCGAACTGCTGCTGAACGAAACGTCCGGCACGCTGCGAGAGCTTCAGGATACGCTGGAAGCCGCCGGCGACAAACTTCAGGCCAACCTGCTGCGCATTCAGGATGCGACCATGAACAGCCCGGATCTGGGCTTTGTCGATAAGCTGGTTTTTGACCTGCAAAACAAGCTTGACCGCATAATCAGCTGGGGCCAGCAGGCGATTGACCTGTGGATTGGCTACGACCGACATGTACATAAATTTATCCGCACCGCCATCGATATGGATAAAAACCGCGTGTTCGCCCAGCGTCTGCGTCTGTCGGTGCAAAACTACTTCGACATGCCGTGGGCGCTGACCCACGCCAACGCCGGGCGCCTGTACGACATGCGTGATGAGGATCTGGTATTGCGCAATGAAGAGGTCACCGGCGAACTGCCCTCCGAGCTGGAGTACGAAGAGTTCAACGAAATTCGCGAACGGCTGGCGGCGATGATTGAAGAAGCGCTGGCTGTCTATAAAGCGCAGCAAAAACCGTTGGATCTCGGTGCGGTGATGCGCGATTACCTGACACAATATCCGCGCGTTCGTCATTTTGACGTGGCGCGCATTGTCGTCGATCAGGCCGTACGCTTAGGCGTGGCCGAAGCAGATTTCTCCGGCCTGACTGCTCAATGGCAGGCTATAAATGATTACGGAGCCAAGGTGCAGGCACATGTCATCGACAAATATTGA
- a CDS encoding MBL fold metallo-hydrolase encodes MNYHIIPVTAFAQNCSVIWCPETGEAALVDPGGDAQKIKHEIAALGLTVKQILLTHGHLDHVGAAAELAEHYDVPIVGPHKADKFWLDGLPQQSQMFGFDECAPLTPDRWLQEGEVVLVGNTVLEVLLCPGHTPGHIVFFERKARLLVSGDVIFSGGVGRSDFPQGSHQDLIASILNKLLPLGDDVTFIAGHGPMSTLGRERISNPFLQ; translated from the coding sequence ATGAATTATCACATTATCCCGGTCACCGCGTTCGCGCAGAACTGTTCGGTCATTTGGTGCCCTGAAACCGGTGAAGCTGCACTGGTTGATCCGGGCGGCGATGCACAGAAGATCAAACATGAGATCGCTGCCCTCGGCTTAACGGTTAAGCAAATCCTGTTGACTCATGGCCACCTCGACCATGTTGGCGCTGCGGCCGAGCTGGCCGAACATTACGATGTCCCGATTGTCGGGCCGCATAAGGCGGACAAATTCTGGCTGGACGGTTTACCGCAGCAAAGCCAGATGTTCGGCTTCGACGAATGCGCGCCACTGACCCCGGACCGCTGGCTGCAAGAGGGGGAAGTCGTACTTGTTGGCAACACCGTGCTGGAAGTGCTGCTGTGCCCCGGACATACGCCGGGTCATATTGTGTTCTTCGAGCGTAAAGCCCGTCTGCTGGTTTCCGGCGATGTGATTTTCAGCGGTGGCGTAGGGCGCTCAGACTTCCCGCAGGGCAGCCACCAGGACCTGATCGCTTCCATCCTGAACAAGTTACTGCCGCTGGGTGACGACGTGACCTTTATCGCAGGTCATGGACCAATGTCAACGCTGGGACGCGAGCGTATCAGCAATCCGTTCCTGCAATAA
- the ldtD gene encoding L,D-transpeptidase has protein sequence MLLQKSSLIQALAVGCSLLSGLAVLPGAVAGTPPVFTAVVPAVSVTQSQQQITAALPHGIMPFYLKNLVPLYASNHMQLMWQDPQALRLFEQQLAEVALSGVQPQFSQWVKQLTDPAIKGLARDVVLSDAMLGYLQFTSSVPAKGEAWLYSTVPYRLEAPSTTVINQWQQALAQGNLDSFVRSLAPRHPQYVRMHQALKSLLADTRPWPQIVDKQTLRPGQISNDVPALRDILQRNGMMSAANEPARPPVEVVGAVNAPLVHDDDNAQPDTGLGGQGENSAVVSPSAKISGDASNAAAEPNVFTGQAALGSPTNTYTPQLVEALKRFQRWQGLEADGAIGLRTRQWLNVSPPQRATLLALNIQRLRLLPDDMHNGIMVNIPNYSLAYYVNGREILSSRVIVGRPDRKTPLMRSALNNVVLNPPWNVPTTLVRKDIVPKVKQDPMYLYKHGYTLLAGWSNEAEVVDPSMINWSMVSAASFPYRIRQAPGPTNSLGRYKFNMPSSDAIYLHDTPNHGLFQKDIRALSSGCVRVNRASDLANLLLHDVGWDDARISGTLKEGNTRFVPIRHRIPVNLYYLTAWVAEDGLPQFRTDIYNYDYTARSGTQVLARAGQLLL, from the coding sequence ATGTTGCTGCAGAAATCATCACTCATTCAAGCGCTTGCCGTCGGGTGCAGCCTGCTTTCCGGGCTGGCAGTTTTACCCGGCGCGGTAGCAGGTACACCACCGGTTTTCACTGCGGTGGTGCCGGCTGTCAGCGTCACGCAGAGCCAGCAGCAAATTACGGCCGCTTTACCTCACGGTATAATGCCGTTTTATCTCAAAAACCTTGTGCCGCTGTATGCCAGCAATCATATGCAGCTGATGTGGCAGGATCCTCAGGCGCTCAGGCTGTTTGAGCAACAGCTGGCTGAAGTTGCCCTTTCTGGCGTACAACCGCAGTTTTCCCAATGGGTAAAACAGCTGACGGATCCCGCCATTAAAGGGTTGGCGCGGGATGTGGTGCTATCTGATGCGATGTTGGGTTATCTGCAGTTCACCTCCAGCGTGCCCGCTAAAGGCGAAGCCTGGCTTTACAGCACGGTGCCGTACCGGCTGGAAGCCCCGTCAACGACGGTGATAAACCAGTGGCAGCAAGCCCTTGCCCAGGGCAACCTCGATAGCTTTGTGCGCTCTCTGGCTCCCCGGCATCCGCAGTATGTGCGCATGCATCAGGCGCTGAAATCCCTGCTGGCGGATACCCGGCCGTGGCCGCAAATTGTCGATAAGCAGACGCTGCGACCGGGCCAGATCAGCAATGACGTACCGGCCTTGCGTGATATCCTGCAACGAAACGGAATGATGTCAGCGGCAAATGAGCCTGCCAGGCCACCGGTGGAAGTGGTAGGTGCGGTGAATGCCCCCCTGGTGCATGACGATGATAATGCGCAACCGGACACAGGCTTAGGTGGTCAGGGGGAAAACAGCGCCGTTGTCAGCCCGTCGGCGAAGATATCAGGCGATGCCTCCAACGCAGCCGCAGAGCCAAATGTCTTTACCGGGCAGGCGGCGTTGGGCAGCCCGACGAATACCTATACGCCGCAGCTGGTGGAGGCGCTAAAACGGTTCCAGCGTTGGCAAGGGCTGGAGGCCGATGGCGCGATAGGGCTGCGCACCCGCCAATGGCTGAACGTCTCGCCGCCGCAGCGGGCGACACTGCTGGCGTTAAATATTCAGCGTCTGCGCCTGCTGCCCGATGATATGCACAACGGCATAATGGTTAACATCCCAAATTATTCGCTGGCTTACTACGTCAATGGCCGTGAAATACTGTCTTCCCGCGTCATCGTCGGCCGCCCGGACCGTAAAACGCCATTGATGCGTAGCGCGTTGAATAATGTCGTGCTTAACCCACCGTGGAACGTGCCAACCACGCTGGTTCGCAAAGATATTGTGCCGAAGGTGAAACAGGACCCGATGTATCTGTATAAACACGGTTATACCTTGCTTGCAGGCTGGAGTAACGAAGCAGAAGTGGTTGACCCTTCAATGATTAACTGGAGTATGGTTTCTGCTGCTTCTTTCCCGTACCGCATCCGCCAGGCGCCTGGCCCCACCAACTCGCTGGGGCGCTACAAGTTCAATATGCCAAGCTCTGACGCTATCTACCTGCATGACACGCCAAATCATGGCCTGTTTCAGAAGGATATTCGCGCTCTGAGTTCCGGCTGCGTAAGGGTGAATCGCGCTTCCGATCTGGCTAATTTGCTGCTGCATGATGTGGGCTGGGACGACGCGCGCATCTCCGGCACGCTGAAGGAGGGGAATACTCGCTTCGTGCCGATCCGCCATCGTATCCCGGTCAACCTCTATTATTTGACCGCCTGGGTAGCGGAAGATGGGCTGCCGCAGTTTCGTACAGATATTTACAATTATGACTACACCGCGCGTTCAGGTACTCAGGTGCTGGCGCGGGCTGGGCAATTGTTGCTCTAA